The DNA region TGGGAGCTGAGTCTGTATGAACTGCACCGAACCCCGCAGGTGAGACACGTGACGGGAGGATGGGGCCAGAGACGGGGGAGACTTGGCTGGGGGACGGGGCGGGGGGATAACAGGCTCagagggagggggttggatggacCCATTGCTCTGATTTGGTGGGGTAGGGGGGTGAGGACACAGgactgggctggctgggggaacaCCAAagtgggaggtggggctgggggagaccaGGCTGGAAGTGGCTATGGGGGcactaggctgggggaggcatgGGGAGACCAGGCTGTAAGTGGGGGGtgctggtctgtgtgtgtgtgtgcgggggggggctggTCTGTGTGTGCCTGGGCTCTgataaacacccccccccccccgcaggaggCCATCATGGACAGCACGGAGATCGCCGTGTCCCCGCGCAGCCTGCACAGCGAGCTGATGTGCCCCATCTGCCTGGACATGCTGAAGAACACCATGACCACCAAGGAGTGTCTGCACCGCTTCTGCTCTGACTGCATCGTCACCGCCCTGCGCAGCGGgtatggggggggcagggcatggaggGGCAGCGGGGAAAGGCGGAAGGGAAGGGGGTGCTTGGGAAAGGGATGGGGCCGCCTGGAAGCGTGTCAGAGAAGGCCCTGGTTTGTGGGGGGGTTGCTGGAGGGCGCATtgagtgggggtggctggggaatgGCTGGGTGGGTCGGGGGGTCACTGAGGGGTGTATTGGGTGGGGGGTGGCTGCAGAGGGCGGATGGGAAGGGCTTGGCGGATCAGGGGGTTCCtggggggtggctgtggggggcagctgtggggggcagacagggaaGGGCCGGGCGGGTCGGGGGGTCACTGAGGGGTGTATTGGGTGGGGGGTGGCTGCAGAGGGCGGATGGGGAAGGGCTGGGCGGatcagggggtggctgggggtggctgtggggggcagacagggaaGGGTCGGGGGGCCCATGCCCGGGATAACCCCCCCTCGGTGCAGGAACAAGGAGTGCCCCACCTGCCGGAAGAAGCTGGTCTCCAAGCGCTCGCTCCGCCCCGACCCCAACTTCGACGCCCTCATCTCCAAGATCTACCCGAGCCGGGACGAGTATGAGGCGCACCAGGACCGCGTGCTGGCCAAGCTCAGCCGGCTGCACAACCAGCAGGCGCTCAGCAGCAGCATCGAGGAGGGGCTCCGCATGCAGGCcatgcacaggtggggggcagggccgaggcgcccggggggggggggaaggggtctccCCAGGATCACGGCTGCATTCACACAGTTGGTGGCAGggaatttcctgggtttttacCGCCGTTTTTTTGTGCAGAGGAACCAGGGCGTCGCTATAgccgtgccccctccccgccccgtccCTCAGGACCCTCCCTAAATCCCACCCGTTAGCTCTGCCCCCAACGCcctgctctggggggctggggccggctgaGGGGTCCAGCCCAAAGCGAGTGCTGCGTCTATTGGCTCAGTTCGGCATTTCACGCAGGGTTTGCAGGGACTTTCCTAgtgttccccccccgcccccccggtcggtctccctctgctgctcctcccccagataacccccctctgctgcccccaccccagggcacagcGGGTGCGGAAGCTGCACCAGGAGTCCGACAACACCACGTTCAGCGGGGGGGAGGACAACTGCGACAGCCGCTCCCACCTGAGCAACGCCTCGgcccccagccaccccgaggCTGGCCCGAGCCGCAAGCGCTCCCGCGCCTCCGACGACTCAGGGCCCGAGCCCGATCCTGAGACCTCGCACGACGGGGGGGGCTGCGGGACCCCTGAGCCGGGCGCCGAGCCGGGCAGCAGTGAGATCGAACTCGTCTTCCGCCCCCACCCCGTGCTGGTGGAGAAAGGGGAATACTCCCAGACCAGGTGAGAGCAGCCCGGGGCTGATCCATTCCCTGAGCCCCAGCGTCCCCCTTCGAGAACCCAGGCTCCGGGGGCCCCTCCATTCCACGATCCCCCTGAGCCAGCTGCAACAGAGGGAGAGCCTGGGGACCCCAAAAGTCCAGCACCCCATTGTCACACATGCCCCCTAGAGCTCTGCCCGCTCCCACCCCATTGCGCCTCTCCCACGTGCAGCCTCTAAAGTGACCTGCCCCGCtgtcccctcccccggcactcattcctctcccccccaacacccataCTTCCCCCCGGGCCTGGCAatccccctcaccctgccccatgcCCAGCAGATACGTGAAGACGACGGCTAACGCCACGGTGGACCACCTCTCCAAGTACCTGGCCCTGCGCATCGCGTTGGAGGaggcaccggcccccggccccgagGCCCCCGGCCTGGAGGACGTGAGCGAGAAGCAGTACACGATCTACATCACCACCTCCGGGGGGCCCTTCACGGTACGGGGTCTGGGAGGCAGCGCTGGCCCCGGGGCAGTGCTAGGGGCCTGTGCTGCAGGGCGGGGGTCAGcaagggggtgctctcccctggcagccaGGGATGGCCCCATTGCAGTAGTAGGGGGGGcggaggctgtgggggggtgggggcagcagagggcgcTCCCCCCCACTAACCCCGTCTCCCCGCAGACCCTGAACGGCTCCCTCACCCTGGAGCTGGTGAACGAGAAGTTCTGGAAGGTCACCAAGCCGCTGGAGCTGTACTATGCCCCCACCAAGGAGCAGAAGTAGGGGGGCCCCTCTGACCAGGACTGACCTGTCCCCCCATGGAATTCAGCCCAGCGATCGCCTTGCTGCTGCGCCCTGTGTACAGCTGCTGGAgccggcagggctggggtccAAGCAGGGCCCCCAAAAAGCTGGAAACATCCCCCTAAGGACGG from Malaclemys terrapin pileata isolate rMalTer1 chromosome 13, rMalTer1.hap1, whole genome shotgun sequence includes:
- the RING1 gene encoding E3 ubiquitin-protein ligase RING1, which encodes MATPANAQSASKTWELSLYELHRTPQEAIMDSTEIAVSPRSLHSELMCPICLDMLKNTMTTKECLHRFCSDCIVTALRSGNKECPTCRKKLVSKRSLRPDPNFDALISKIYPSRDEYEAHQDRVLAKLSRLHNQQALSSSIEEGLRMQAMHRAQRVRKLHQESDNTTFSGGEDNCDSRSHLSNASAPSHPEAGPSRKRSRASDDSGPEPDPETSHDGGGCGTPEPGAEPGSSEIELVFRPHPVLVEKGEYSQTRYVKTTANATVDHLSKYLALRIALEEAPAPGPEAPGLEDVSEKQYTIYITTSGGPFTTLNGSLTLELVNEKFWKVTKPLELYYAPTKEQK